In the bacterium genome, one interval contains:
- a CDS encoding DUF433 domain-containing protein yields MEPLDRITIDPVVMGGKACIRGMRVTVGTVVGLLASGRSPVEILEAYPYLEREDIAQSLAYAAWRLEEREVPLSVP; encoded by the coding sequence ATGGAACCGTTGGACAGGATCACCATCGACCCTGTGGTCATGGGCGGCAAGGCCTGCATCCGTGGGATGCGGGTGACCGTGGGGACGGTCGTGGGCCTCTTGGCGTCCGGCCGCTCGCCGGTCGAGATCCTGGAGGCCTATCCCTACCTTGAGCGGGAGGACATTGCACAGTCGCTGGCCTACGCGGCGTGGAGGCTCGAGGAACGCGAGGTTCCCCTCTCGGTGCCGTGA
- a CDS encoding hydantoinase B/oxoprolinase family protein, with amino-acid sequence MSLRVVETSPTEPVGLRQRDPILFQVLNSAFSSITDEMSALTMRAAFSLVVSEGGDYSGTISNRHGDLIASGVRDLAAHLGTHPFTIKGMLDWIGTDAEEYFRPGDVVLINDPYIGGTHHNDMRAVMPFYFDGSLAGFVQNSMHWTDIGGHVPGTFDSNSRSSYGEGLAVPPIHVVREGVFQPEVSNLILRNVRMADTARGDLLTSIGAVRLGEQRLRALARRYGTEMILAAMDEFIEYSEDLLRAEFAKLPDGPVEVESLLDCDPASDSDEPLSAHMVLTVHGDRATMDFSGSSPPALGAVNSTRSVTLSAAVVTMKMIFPHIPMNQGVFRAIDFVLPPGLLLSVEFPAPVSGCAAGVYPAVCDLVLKAFMHLAPERSMAGPTGLINTITAGYDPRPGYEREFVMYLWLEGGWGGRAARKDNATAMTTFATTAMNQPVELQERLFPVLFDCYRMETDSAGAGWSRGGLGVTRRWCLTHGDGVLSDLGDGEKFGPWGFAGGADAWPNKFMYAPGTDDEVNVGMFCTNMPISRGEMLDCFQPGGGGYGHPFTRRIEHVLDDLRDGYISVEGAQRDYGVAATHDAGADDFILDAEATAALRTGFEEGPEFPDGGSL; translated from the coding sequence ATGAGCCTGCGAGTCGTGGAGACCTCGCCAACCGAACCGGTGGGTCTGCGCCAACGAGACCCGATCCTCTTCCAGGTGCTCAACAGCGCCTTCAGCAGCATCACCGACGAGATGAGCGCGCTCACGATGCGGGCCGCCTTCTCGCTCGTGGTCAGCGAGGGCGGCGACTACTCCGGCACCATCAGCAACCGCCACGGCGACCTCATCGCCTCGGGCGTGCGCGACCTCGCAGCGCACCTCGGCACCCATCCCTTCACCATCAAGGGCATGCTCGACTGGATCGGCACCGACGCCGAGGAGTACTTCCGGCCCGGCGACGTGGTGCTGATCAACGACCCGTACATCGGTGGCACGCACCACAACGACATGCGGGCGGTGATGCCGTTCTACTTCGACGGCTCGCTGGCCGGCTTCGTGCAGAACTCCATGCACTGGACCGACATCGGCGGGCATGTGCCGGGCACTTTCGATTCCAACTCCCGGAGCTCCTACGGCGAGGGCCTGGCCGTGCCGCCCATCCATGTGGTGCGCGAGGGCGTCTTCCAGCCGGAAGTCTCGAACCTCATCCTGCGCAACGTGCGCATGGCCGACACCGCCCGCGGCGACCTGCTCACTTCCATCGGCGCGGTCCGCCTCGGCGAGCAGCGCCTGCGGGCTCTGGCCCGCCGCTACGGGACCGAGATGATCCTGGCCGCCATGGACGAGTTCATCGAGTACTCCGAGGACCTGCTGCGCGCCGAGTTCGCCAAACTGCCCGACGGCCCCGTCGAGGTGGAGTCACTCCTGGACTGCGATCCCGCGAGCGACTCCGACGAGCCGCTGTCGGCGCACATGGTGCTGACGGTACACGGCGACCGGGCCACGATGGACTTCTCGGGCTCGAGCCCTCCGGCGCTCGGAGCGGTCAACTCGACCCGGTCGGTGACGCTGTCCGCCGCCGTGGTGACGATGAAGATGATCTTCCCGCACATCCCCATGAACCAGGGCGTGTTCCGGGCCATCGACTTCGTGCTGCCGCCGGGGCTGCTGCTGAGCGTGGAGTTCCCGGCGCCGGTGTCGGGCTGCGCCGCCGGCGTGTACCCGGCTGTGTGCGACCTGGTGCTGAAGGCGTTCATGCACCTGGCGCCTGAGCGCTCCATGGCCGGACCCACGGGGCTCATCAACACGATCACGGCGGGCTATGACCCGCGGCCGGGCTACGAGCGGGAGTTCGTCATGTACCTGTGGCTGGAGGGCGGCTGGGGCGGTCGGGCGGCCCGCAAGGACAACGCCACCGCTATGACCACCTTCGCCACCACCGCCATGAACCAGCCGGTCGAACTGCAGGAGCGGCTGTTCCCGGTGCTGTTCGACTGCTACCGCATGGAGACCGACAGCGCCGGGGCCGGCTGGTCGCGGGGCGGTTTGGGCGTCACTCGCCGCTGGTGCCTCACCCACGGCGACGGCGTGCTCTCGGATCTCGGCGACGGCGAGAAGTTCGGTCCGTGGGGCTTCGCCGGCGGCGCCGACGCCTGGCCCAACAAGTTCATGTACGCCCCCGGCACCGACGACGAGGTCAACGTCGGGATGTTCTGCACCAACATGCCGATCAGCCGGGGGGAGATGCTGGACTGCTTCCAACCGGGCGGCGGCGGGTACGGCCACCCCTTCACGCGGCGCATCGAGCACGTCCTAGACGACCTGCGGGACGGCTACATCAGCGTCGAAGGCGCGCAGCGGGACTACGGCGTCGCAGCGACCCACGACGCCGGCGCCGACGACTTCATCCTCGACGCCGAGGCCACCGCCGCCCTGCGCACCGGCTTCGAGGAGGGCCCCGAGTTCCCTGACGGGGGGAGTCTGTGA
- a CDS encoding SDR family NAD(P)-dependent oxidoreductase, producing the protein MSGEFDGKVAIVTGGSRGIGGAIADEMVRRGAAVASFDVAAPAQSRDGVLDLEVDVADASAVRDAMAEAVARLGRVDVLFNNAGIQRAAPTHLMAPEVWDLVIGVHLRGMFLCSAAAIPEMRKVGGGAIVSISSAAGFVGIPGRAPYSAAKAAILGLTRSLATEVAPHGIRVNAIAPGFTRTPLVTQALDDGSLTEDWMLREVPLDRLADAAEIARPAVFLASADASYITGQCIVVDGGWTVQGVSDRPDWLDV; encoded by the coding sequence ATGTCCGGCGAGTTCGACGGCAAGGTGGCGATCGTCACCGGGGGGTCGCGCGGCATCGGCGGTGCGATCGCCGACGAGATGGTCCGGCGGGGCGCCGCGGTTGCGTCGTTCGACGTCGCCGCGCCGGCCCAGAGCCGCGACGGCGTCCTGGATCTGGAAGTGGACGTGGCCGACGCTTCCGCCGTGCGGGACGCCATGGCGGAGGCAGTGGCCCGCCTCGGCCGCGTCGACGTGCTGTTCAACAACGCCGGCATCCAGCGGGCCGCTCCGACGCACCTGATGGCGCCCGAGGTCTGGGACCTCGTGATCGGCGTCCACCTCCGGGGCATGTTCCTGTGCAGCGCCGCGGCGATCCCCGAGATGCGCAAGGTCGGCGGAGGGGCCATCGTGTCGATCTCCAGCGCCGCTGGCTTCGTGGGCATTCCGGGGCGCGCCCCGTACTCCGCGGCCAAGGCGGCGATCCTGGGGTTGACCCGCTCGCTGGCCACCGAGGTGGCGCCGCACGGCATCAGGGTCAACGCCATCGCCCCCGGCTTCACCCGCACCCCGCTGGTGACCCAGGCCCTCGACGACGGCTCCCTCACCGAGGACTGGATGCTGCGGGAGGTCCCGCTCGACCGCCTCGCCGACGCCGCCGAGATCGCCCGCCCGGCGGTCTTCCTGGCGAGCGCCGACGCCTCCTACATCACCGGCCAGTGCATCGTCGTGGACGGCGGCTGGACCGTGCAGGGAGTCTCGGACCGCCCCGACTGGCTCGACGTGTAG